A window of Coturnix japonica isolate 7356 chromosome 2, Coturnix japonica 2.1, whole genome shotgun sequence contains these coding sequences:
- the EN2 gene encoding homeobox protein engrailed-2, which yields MEEGSRSPREEAAEPQESGGDAEPGGGRRALLLPPGDPPHPHPHPHRITNFFIDNILRPEFGRRKEAGGTAGEPRRPGAESRRSPAAAAPAPGAPVPGGGGGGGGGVSPGRGEGGPAALALHGTAKKGGDPAALEAALKARGLSGAELSVSSDSDSSQAGSNAGNQPMLWPAWVYCTRYSDRPSSGPRSRKPKKKNPNKEDKRPRTAFTAEQLQRLKAEFQTNRYLTEQRRQSLAQELGLNESQIKIWFQNKRAKIKKATGSKNSLAVHLMAQGLYNHSTTAKDGKSDSE from the exons ATGGAGGAGGGCAGCCGCAGCCCCCGGGAGGAGGCGGCCGAACCGCAGGAGTCCGGCGGGGACGCGGAACCAGGCGGAGGACGTCGGgctcttctgctgcctcccGGCGACCCACCGCACCCCCACCCGCACCCTCACCGCATCACCAACTTCTTCATCGACAACATCCTGAGGCCCGAGTTCGGTCGGAGGAAGGAAGCGGGAGGAACAGCCGGAGAACCCCGCAGGCCCGGAGCggagagcaggaggagcccCGCGGCCGCAGCGCCCGCACCCGGAGCTCCGGTGCccggcggaggaggaggaggcggcggggggGTTTCGCCGGGCCGAGGGGAGGGCGGCCCCGCCGCTCTGGCCCTGCACGGAACGGCCAAGAAGGGGGGAGACCCCGCGGCGCTGGAGGCGGCCCTGAAAGCGAGGGGGCTGAGCGGCGCGGAGCTGTCGGTGAGCTCGGACTCGGATAGCTCCCAGGCCGGTTCCAACGCTGGAAACCAACCCATGCTTTGGCCCGCCTGGGTGTACTGCACGCGGTACTCCGACCGGCCGTCCTCAG GTCCCCGCTCCCGCAAACCAAAGAAGAAGAACCCCAACAAGGAGGACAAGCGGCCCCGCACCGCCTTCACGGCCGAGCAGCTGCAGAGACTCAAGGCCGAGTTCCAGACGAACCGCTACCTGACGGAGCAGCGCAGGCAGAGCCTTGCCCAGGAGCTCGGCCTCAACGAGTCCCAAATCAAGATCTGGTTCCAAAACAAGAGAGCCAAGATCAAGAAGGCGACGGGCAGCAAGAACTCGCTGGCCGTGCACCTCATGGCCCAGGGGCTCTACAACCACTCCACCACGGCGAAAGACGGCAAGTCGGACAGCGAATAG